One Cucumis sativus cultivar 9930 chromosome 1, Cucumber_9930_V3, whole genome shotgun sequence DNA segment encodes these proteins:
- the LOC105434517 gene encoding NADPH-dependent pterin aldehyde reductase-like, which translates to MAPTTTDKASSTMAAVSKKVLITGVSRGLGRALALELATYGHTVIGCSRDQTKLDSLQLQLSKVSPNANHLLLSIDVLAPYCASKWGIEGLSKCIAYELPKGMAIVALDPGFIYTDMLESLQGDLAASKYQTPQHCCQD; encoded by the exons ATGGCCCCAACAACAACAGATAAAGCTTCTTCAACAATGGCTGCTGTTTCAAAGAAGGTACTGATAACAGGTGTAAGTAGAGGATTAGGAAGAGCTTTAGCTTTGGAATTGGCTACTTATGGCCATACTGTTATTGGCTGCTCTCGCGATCAAACTAAACTTGATTCTCTTCAATTACAACTCTCGAAGGTTTCTCCTAATGCCAACCATTTGCTCCTCAGCATTGATGTG CTTGCACCATATTGTGCATCAAAGTGGGGAATTGAAGGATTAAGCAAATGCATAGCATATGAATTACCAAAGGGAATGGCAATTGTAGCCTTAGATCCAGGTTTCATATACACAGATATGTTGGAATCATTGCAGGGTGATTTGGCCGCTTCAAAGTATCAAACCCCGCAACATTG CTGTCaagattaa
- the LOC101215011 gene encoding NADPH-dependent pterin aldehyde reductase, translated as MGKLDKPNLSPKHWKVQCLSSLSKKYSTSTMAPTTTDKASSTMVAVSKKVLITGVSRGLGRALALELATYGHTVIGCSRDQTKLDSLQLQLSKVSPNANHLLLSIDVKCNRSVEEFARTVMENELIPDIIVNNAGVANKRSNMWEIDVQDFDNVIDTNIKGTTNILRHFIPLMIPYNQGIIVNISSDAGRDNIPYKSLAPYCASKWGIEGLSKCIAQELPKGMAIVALDPGIIHTDMLKSWMAGDYLPSQYQTPEHWATKAAPIILNLTTNNNGASLTIN; from the exons ATGGGAAAACTGGACAAACCAAACCTATCCCCCAAACATTGGAAAGTGCAGTGTTTGTCATCTCTTTCAAAGAAGTACTCCACATCCACCATGGCCCCAACAACAACAGATAAAGCTTCTTCAACAATGGTTGCTGTTTCAAAGAAGGTACTGATAACAGGTGTAAGTAGAGGATTAGGAAGAGCTTTAGCTTTGGAATTGGCTACTTATGGCCATACTGTTATTGGCTGCTCTCGCGATCAAACTAAACTTGATTCTCTTCAATTACAACTCTCGAAGGTTTCTCCTAATGCCAACCATTTGCTCCTCAGCATTGATGTG AAATGTAATAGAAGCGTTGAAGAGTTTGCAAGAACTGTCATGGAAAATGAACTCATTCCTGATATCATTG TGAATAATGCAGGTGTGGCAAATAAACGAAGTAATATGTGGGAGATTGATGTACAAGATTTTGATAATGTGATTGATACCAACATCAAAGGGACAACTAATATTCTTCGTCACTTCATTCCTCTTATGATTCCTTATAACCAAGGAATTATTGTCAATATTTCTTCGGATGCTGGAAGAGATAATATTCCATATAAATCG CTTGCACCATATTGTGCATCAAAGTGGGGAATTGAAGGATTAAGCAAATGCATAGCACAAGAATTACCAAAGGGAATGGCAATTGTAGCCTTAGATCCAGGTATCATACACACAGATATGTTGAAATCATGGATGGCTGGTGATTATTTGCCTTCTCAGTATCAAACCCCCGAACATTG GGCTACCAAAGCGgcaccaataattttaaatcttacaACGAACAACAATGGAGCATCTCTCACTATTAATTAA
- the LOC101219923 gene encoding NADPH-dependent pterin aldehyde reductase encodes MATTTTDTASSTMAAVSKKVLITGVSKGIGRALALELATYGHTVIGCSRDQTKLDSLQLQLSKVSPIVNHLLLSVDVKCNRSVEEFARTVVENELVPDIIVNNAGVVNKVGNMWEIDVQDFDTVIDINIKGTSNILRHFIPLMIPHNQGIIVNISSLCGRDNNQYKSVAPYCASKWGIEGLSKCIAQELPKGMAIVALDPGVIYTDMLESCWGDLASRCQTPEYWATKAAPIILNLTTKDNGASLTIN; translated from the exons ATGGCCACAACAACAACAGATACAGCTTCTTCAACGATGGCTGCTGTTTCAAAGAAGGTACTGATAACAGGTGTAAGTAAAGGAATAGGGAGAGCTTTAGCTTTGGAATTGGCTACTTATGGTCATACTGTTATTGGCTGCTCTCGCGATCAAACTAAACTTGATTCTCTTCAATTACAACTCTCGAAGGTTTCTCCTATTGTCAACCATTTGCTCCTCAGCGTTGATGTG AAATGTAATAGAAGCGTTGAAGAGTTTGCAAGAACTGTCGTGGAAAATGAACTCGTTCCCGATATCATTG TGAATAATGCAGGTGTGGTAAATAAAGTAGGTAACATGTGGGAGATTGATGTACAAGATTTTGACACTGTGATTGATATCAACATTAAAGGGACATCTAATATTCTTCGTCACTTCATTCCTCTTATGATTCCTCATAACCAAGGAATTATCGTCAATATTTCTTCACTTTGTGGAAGAGATAATAATCAATATAAATCG GTTGCACCATATTGTGCATCAAAGTGGGGAATTGAAGGATTAAGCAAATGCATAGCACAAGAATTACCAAAGGGAATGGCAATTGTAGCCCTAGATCCCGGTGTCATATACACAGATATGTTGGAATCATGCTGGGGTGATTTGGCTTCACGGTGTCAAACCCCAGAATATTG GGCTACTAAAGCAgcaccaataattttaaatcttacaACGAAGGACAATGGAGCATCTCTCACTATTAATTAA